The Pseudomonas sp. KU26590 genomic sequence CAGCACCACCGCGCCGACCACCGCGCCCTTGTTGGCGAGGAATTTCTTCACGAACGGCGAGCGGGTGCGCGGCCGCAGTGGTTCTCTCAACGGCGCCTGGGTCGGCGCGTTGAGCGGCGCTGAAGGATGGGTCGCAATCGAAGTCATCAGGCAGTCCTCAGACGCGGATTGATCAGGCGATAGAGCACGTCGGCCAGCAGATTCAGGAGCAAAAAGCCAATCGCAACGCACAGCACCACGCCTTGCACCACGGCGTAATCGCGGTTGAACACGGCGTCGACAATCATCTTGCCGAAGCCGGGAATGCTGAACACCTGCTCGGTCAGCACCGCGCCGCCGAGCAATTCGCCGAACAGCAGCGTAGTGAGCGTGACGATGGGCATCAGCGCGTTGCGCAGGGCGTGCTTGAGAATCACCGTGCGCGGGAACAGACCTTTGGCCCGGGCCGTGCGCACGTAGTCGGCGCGCAGCACTTCGAGCATCGCGCTGCGGGTGTGGCGCATGAGCACCCCCGACAGCCCGGCGCCCAACACGAACGCCGGCAGGATCAGGGTTTTCAGGTTCTGCCCGACGTCTTCACCCAGCGGCACAAAGCCCGAGGCCGGCAGCCATTGCAACTTCACGGCGAAGATCATGATCAACAGAATCCCCAGCCAGAAGTGCGGGATCGAGATACCCGAAAGCGCGAACACGTTGGCCGCGTAATCCACCGACGTGCCCTTGCGCACCGCCGAAATCACCCCGGTGGGAATGCCGATCACCAACGCGATGATCAGCGCCAGCACCGCCAGCTCGATGGTCACCGGCAGCTTCGATGCCAGCAGCACGGTGACCGGTTGCTCGGTGCGCAGTGACGTGCCGAAGTCGCCCTGCAGGACGTTGCCGACCCAGTGCACGTATTGCAGCGGCAGCGGGTCGTTGAGCCGGTATTTCTCGCGCAGGTATTCCATCACCGCCGGGTCGCGCTCTTCACCCGCCATGGCCTGGACCGGATCACCGGGCAGCAGCTTTTGCAGGGTGAAGACGAACAGCGAAACCAGGATCAGCGTCGGAATGGCACTGAGCAGGCGTCGCAGGATGAAAGTCAGCATGACGAATCCTCGCGGCCGAAGCGGTTGTCCACGGGCGCCGCTGTCATTTGAAAGCGACGTTGGTCAGGCGAATCAAGCCATCGGGATTGGGCACGAAACCGGTGATGTTGCTGCGCATCGCGATGATTCGCGGATCGAAGTACAGGTAGCTGGTCGGCACGTCTTCGGC encodes the following:
- a CDS encoding ABC transporter permease; this encodes MLTFILRRLLSAIPTLILVSLFVFTLQKLLPGDPVQAMAGEERDPAVMEYLREKYRLNDPLPLQYVHWVGNVLQGDFGTSLRTEQPVTVLLASKLPVTIELAVLALIIALVIGIPTGVISAVRKGTSVDYAANVFALSGISIPHFWLGILLIMIFAVKLQWLPASGFVPLGEDVGQNLKTLILPAFVLGAGLSGVLMRHTRSAMLEVLRADYVRTARAKGLFPRTVILKHALRNALMPIVTLTTLLFGELLGGAVLTEQVFSIPGFGKMIVDAVFNRDYAVVQGVVLCVAIGFLLLNLLADVLYRLINPRLRTA